A segment of the Aureliella helgolandensis genome:
GCCGCCATGATCACCGCAACCGCTGAGATCCCACTACTGGTTCCATACAGCCACGGTTCAAGAACATTGTTGCTGAGCAGTTCCATAACGACAATCAAGGCCAACACGGCAAGAAAGACCGTATAGCCAGGAAAGACCGAAAGCGCGATCCCCAGAGGGAAGATAGCCGCCACCGTCGGGCCAACGTAGGGCACGAATCTCAGGCAAGTGGCCAACACGCCCCACAAGATGACATTGGGGAAGCCGCCACCCTCCGTCAAGGTTGCTCCAATCACCACCAACCCCACGATCAACACGATGCCGTAGGAAGCATTAACGATCGTTTGAGCAATTAGATAGCGGCTGATGCGTGCGGCCGCTTCGTCGAGTGCCTCGGTAGTTGTGACGTAGTTTCCCTGGCTAATCACCGCAATGATACGATCGCGCAGGTCCTCGCGATGCACGAGCATGAACAGGGCAAAGACACTCACTAAACCTGCCGTTGCGAGAGGCCCCAGGACCGTTCCCGCCGTAGACGCCCAGGAGACGAGCGGAATATCCCCCTGCACCTCTTGCACGTAGAGTGGCGCCTTCACGGAGGTGCCATCGTGAGGCAACTCCTCCTTGCTGGTCTTGGGAGCTGGAAAGATTTGATTGGTCCAGCGTTGGAGAACTGTTCGCTCGGCCTCCTCTTGGATGGTACCTTCACTTTCGGGATCCATCGCCTCGCTGACTTCGGTGGCCAGCTCGTCCAGTGAGCCTCCCATGCCCGAAGTCATGCCTGAAACGCTGCGCGCTTTCGCAACCAACTCCCCCTTATGCCTCGGAAGATCACCGAGGAGCGTTGTCAGTTCGCGTCCGAGCAGGGTAAAGCCAACCGCGAGCAGTACGAAGGCTAGTGCGGCGGTCGTTGCCACAGCCATAACGTTCGGAATTCCGTGCCTCTGCAGCCGATTGACAATCGGACTCAATAGGAAAGACAGCAACAACCCCAGCGCCAGTGGAATGAACACGTCACGGGCAAAAAACAACGCGGCGACGGTCAGTATGGCGGCAAGCAAGCGGGCGACCATCGAAATCGTCGCCATGTCAGATTTTGGGGAGCCCATTCAAGGTTCGGTTCTGAAAATAAGGATGATCGAACAACCGTCCCCTATCCTGCCGCCGCAGGGTACTGATTCAGTAACCATCGCGCAGCCCAAGAAAGTAGGTTGCCGCTACGGAGTGATTGGGGGGAAACTCTAGCAGCATGTTTGGAAATGCGATAACGCCAGTCGGCCGCTCGAATGGTAAACGCATCAAGTGGCCTCTGCGCGAGATCGGAAGGCTACAACCTGCACGGGGCAAGGAAAGAACCTCCCGCTGAAAAAACCGTCGGAAGTATCGCAACCCGAACCGACCGGCTCTCGGCGACACTCCCCATCGCAGAACTTTGACTTTACCGGT
Coding sequences within it:
- a CDS encoding AI-2E family transporter, translating into MGSPKSDMATISMVARLLAAILTVAALFFARDVFIPLALGLLLSFLLSPIVNRLQRHGIPNVMAVATTAALAFVLLAVGFTLLGRELTTLLGDLPRHKGELVAKARSVSGMTSGMGGSLDELATEVSEAMDPESEGTIQEEAERTVLQRWTNQIFPAPKTSKEELPHDGTSVKAPLYVQEVQGDIPLVSWASTAGTVLGPLATAGLVSVFALFMLVHREDLRDRIIAVISQGNYVTTTEALDEAAARISRYLIAQTIVNASYGIVLIVGLVVIGATLTEGGGFPNVILWGVLATCLRFVPYVGPTVAAIFPLGIALSVFPGYTVFLAVLALIVVMELLSNNVLEPWLYGTSSGISAVAVIMAAVFWGWLWGPVGLLLSTPLTVCLVVLGRYVPSFKFLATLLGETVEIKPSIRFYQRLLANDLHRSREMLQLKLKDSSFDVLCDQILIPTLKKIRSDHDGEYLSDADADRLFALVDSLIAELSEQATEPDEVANLPLVVGCTAHHFSESLVLKLLRSSGSGCFELDSIEESMLPQEVGQFMLEHNPVAVVLTVVPRGGFVQARYFSKSIRTAGYRGPIIVCCLGKFKNFDKLFVKFRKAGATSLTTTFSQTRSKIESLVKQSTPAVVPSERNLPELLEH